The Canis lupus familiaris isolate Mischka breed German Shepherd chromosome X, alternate assembly UU_Cfam_GSD_1.0, whole genome shotgun sequence genome has a segment encoding these proteins:
- the HMGB3 gene encoding high mobility group protein B3 isoform X1 yields the protein METLPLKNPRKPFVIRIRMAKGDPKKPKGKMSAYAFFVQTCREEHKKKNPEVPVNFAEFSKKCSERWKTMSGKEKSKFDEMAKADKVRYDREMKDYGPAKGGKKKKDPNAPKRPPSGFFLFCSEFRPKIKSTNPGISIGDVAKKLGEMWNNLSDSEKQPYNNKAAKLKEKYEKDVADYKSKGKFDGAKGPAKVARKKVEEEDEEDEEEEEEEEEEEEDE from the exons ATGGAAACTCTTCCTTTGAAGAATCCGAGGAAGCCTTTTGTCATTCGAA TCAGGATGGCTAAAGGTGATCCCAAGAAACCAAAGGGCAAGATGTCTGCTTATGCCTTCTTTGTGCAGACGTGCAGAGAGGAACATAAGAAGAAAAACCCGGAGGTTCCTGTCAATTTTGCTGAGTTTTCCAAGAAGTGCTCTGAGAGGTGGAAG ACAATGTCTGGAAAAGAGAAGTCGAAATTTGATGAAATGGCCAAGGCAGATAAAGTGCGCTATGATCGGGAAATGAAGGATTATGGACCCGCTAAGGGAGGCAAGAAGAAGAAGGACCCTAATGCCCCCAAAAGACCACC GTCTGGATTTTTCCTGTTCTGCTCGGAATTCCGCCCCAAGATCAAATCGACAAACCCTGGAATCTCCATTGGAGATGTGGCGAAGAAGCTCGGTGAGATGTGGAATAACTTAAGTGACAGCGAGAAGCAGCCTTACAACAACAAGGCAGCCAAGCTGAAGGAGAAGTATGAGAAG GATGTCGCTGACTATAAGTCTAAAGGGAAGTTTGATGGCGCAAAGGGTCCCGCTAAAGTTGCCCGGAAAAAGgtggaagaagaagatgaagaagacgaagaggaagaagaggaggaggaggaggaggaggaggatgaataA
- the HMGB3 gene encoding high mobility group protein B3 isoform X2 — protein MAKGDPKKPKGKMSAYAFFVQTCREEHKKKNPEVPVNFAEFSKKCSERWKTMSGKEKSKFDEMAKADKVRYDREMKDYGPAKGGKKKKDPNAPKRPPSGFFLFCSEFRPKIKSTNPGISIGDVAKKLGEMWNNLSDSEKQPYNNKAAKLKEKYEKDVADYKSKGKFDGAKGPAKVARKKVEEEDEEDEEEEEEEEEEEEDE, from the exons ATGGCTAAAGGTGATCCCAAGAAACCAAAGGGCAAGATGTCTGCTTATGCCTTCTTTGTGCAGACGTGCAGAGAGGAACATAAGAAGAAAAACCCGGAGGTTCCTGTCAATTTTGCTGAGTTTTCCAAGAAGTGCTCTGAGAGGTGGAAG ACAATGTCTGGAAAAGAGAAGTCGAAATTTGATGAAATGGCCAAGGCAGATAAAGTGCGCTATGATCGGGAAATGAAGGATTATGGACCCGCTAAGGGAGGCAAGAAGAAGAAGGACCCTAATGCCCCCAAAAGACCACC GTCTGGATTTTTCCTGTTCTGCTCGGAATTCCGCCCCAAGATCAAATCGACAAACCCTGGAATCTCCATTGGAGATGTGGCGAAGAAGCTCGGTGAGATGTGGAATAACTTAAGTGACAGCGAGAAGCAGCCTTACAACAACAAGGCAGCCAAGCTGAAGGAGAAGTATGAGAAG GATGTCGCTGACTATAAGTCTAAAGGGAAGTTTGATGGCGCAAAGGGTCCCGCTAAAGTTGCCCGGAAAAAGgtggaagaagaagatgaagaagacgaagaggaagaagaggaggaggaggaggaggaggaggatgaataA